A stretch of DNA from Tautonia rosea:
GGCCGCTGGAAACAGCTGTCATTTTCTTCACGGTTTGCATCATCACCGGGCTGGTGATTGCCAGCCCCTGGGTCTTTTATCAGCTCTGGGCGTTCGTGGCCGCGGGTCTTTACCGACACGAGCGGGCCACGGTCTACCGCTACCTGCCCTTTTCCCTGGGACTGTTCCTGGGTGGCGTGTTCCTCTGCTACTTCGGGGTCTTGCCCCTGACCTTGCAGTTTTTGCTTCAGTTCAACATCTGGTTGAACGTCGAGCCGAGTCTCCAGCTCACTGCCTGGATGAGCTTTGCCACGCTCTTGCCATTGGTGTTTGGGCTTGGCTTCCAGTTGCCCCTGGTGATGCTCTTTGTCGGCAAGCTGGGAATCGTCTCGGCGCAGACGTTCCGTGAGAAGCGGAAATTCGCGTTGCTGGGCATCACCATTGTTGCGTCGATGCTCACGCCGGCGGACATTGTCAGCATGCTGATGCTCGCCGCGCCGATGGTCGCGCTGTACGAACTGGGGATTCTCCTGGTGGATCGGGGTGAGATCGCGGCGGCCAAGGCCGAGGCGTATTGACCCAAGTTCCGCGAGCCGACCGCACCGCGCTGGGGCGGTCTGGCCGCCTGGCCGAGACCGCCCCCGATGGTCTGCGTGACCGGACATCGTTGAATTTCAGGTTCTGCCGATGAAATCGCTGATCGTCATTCTGCACAACCTCGTCGCGCGGAAGGGGCGTCGGAATCTTCAGGTATTGGTGCAGTTGCTCCTGGTCTTCATCCTGTTGGTGCTGGGCTTCACCGTCGGGTTTCATTGGATCAGCGAGTACGAAGGAAAGGCACATACCTGGGTGACGGGGTTCTACTGGACCCTGGTCACGATGTCGACGCTTGGCTTTGGCGACATCACGTTCGAGTCGGACCTGGGGCGGGTGTTCTCGGTTGTGGTGTTGCTCAGCGGCACGGTCTTCATGCTGATCCTGATTCCCTTTACGTTCATCCAGTTTTTCTTTGTTCCCTGGATGGAGGCACAGGCCGCGGCCCGAGCGCCGAGGGCCCTGCCCCCTCAGACGAAGGGCCATGTGGTCCTGACGACGCTGGGTGGGATTGAAGGGCCCTTGATCCGAAAGCTGAACCAATCTCACCTTGAATATGTCATCATTGTTTCTGAGCTGGCCGAGGCGTTGCAACTGCACGATCAGGGCTACCGGGTCATGCTCGGAGATCTGGATGATCCGGAAACGTATCGTCAGGTCCGTGTGGATCAGGCGGCACTGGTTGCTACCACTCGCAGTGATATGAGCAATACGAACGTAGCGTTCACCGTTCGAGAAATATCCGAGACCGTTCCGATTGTGGCGACCGCCTCGTCGTCGGCTTCGGTCGATATTCTTGAGTTGGCGGGCTGTAACCGAGTGCTGCGGCTGGCGGAGTTGCTTGGTCGGCAACTGGCGCTCTGCGTCCTGGGACGGGATGCGAGAAGCCACGTGGTTGGCACGGTGGGCGATTTGCTGATTGCGCAGTCCCTGGTCAGAGATACGCCCCTGGTGGGCCGGACCCTGAGGGACATCCGCTTGCGCGACCATGCGAACGTCAGCGTGGTAGGCGTGTGGGACCGGGGGCGGTTTCAGATTGCCAGTCCCGAAACTCTGGTGCAAAAGACGTCGGTCCTGTTGCTGGCCGGTTCTCGAGCCCAGCTTGACGATTATGACGCGCTGTTTTGTATTTACCGATCGCATGATGATCCGGTCTTGATCATCGGCGGTGGTCGCGTGGGCCTGGCCGTGGCTCGGGCCCTGAGCGCCGAGGGAATCGACTACCGAATCGTCGAGCGACAACAACGCAAGGTGCGCAACGCTCCTCAATTTGTGTACGGAAACGCCGCGGAGTTGAAAGTTCTGAAAAAGGCTGGGATTGACAAGGCGTCGTCAGTGGTAATTACCACAAGAGATGACGACGTGAATGTCTTTTTGACCATTTATTGTCGTCGCTTGCGGCCGACGATTCAGATCCTTGCCCGGTCGAACCTGGAGCGAAACGTCTCGACCTTGCACCGTGCGGGGGCCGATTTCGTCCTTTCGTATGCGTCGATGGGAGCGAATTCGATCTTCAACCTGCTCCAGAAGATGGACACCTTGATGCTTTCCGAGGGCCTCAGCGTGTTTCAGTTGCCGATTCCGCCGTCGATGATCGGACGATCGTTGCGGGAGTGTGCGGTGCGTCAGGCAACCGGCTGTAACGTGATTGGTGTGAGCACAAACGGCTCGCTGGAGATCAATCCTGACGCCAGCAAGCCGTTACCGGAAGACGCGGAGTTGATTGTGGTCGGAGAGTCCGAGTCGGAGCGCCGGTTTCTCGACGAGTTCGCTCCCTCGACCTGAATGAAGGGTTAACCGAGGACCGATCCAGGGAGCCAGGTACCGTGGAAGCCGTAGGGAATGCGGCTTGGGATCAAGATGCGGGCGACTGGTTCGTCATCAAACGCGAGCGTGTTGATGATGACCATCTCGCTGGTTTCCTGAGCGTGATCGAACAGGAAGGTGATCAGCCAGCCGTCGTCCTCGGCGGTAGCGTCGGGTCGGGGCACGAAGACCCCTTCCCCGCCGAGCCGTCCGGGGCCGTGACGGTGTTGGAGCGTCGGGCCGCCTTGCAAGTCGACCTTGAGGAAGCCGTTCATCGCGCCGTCCATGACGTAACCGAACCGGGTGGGGCGGCCCATCAGGGTGTCGTTGATGCGGGGGAACTCGCACGGGAGGTCGTCGAGCGTCTCCTCCGTCGTCTGGCCGGTGGCGAGGTTGAACCGCCAGCGATGGAGGCGAGGAACCTCGTCGATGGGGCCGGGAGCGTCCGGTCGTCCTTCGATCGGGGGGCTTCCCATGCCGAGCGATCCGGGGAATTGCTCGTAGCGACAGGCAATCAGAACGATCTCATCCCCTTCCTCGTAGGCATTGAGCGTGTGGAAAACGTAGCATGAGGGGGAATCAAACCAACGGATCTCCGCGCCGTCTCCCTGGCGGGGAAGGATGCCGAACCGGGCTCCGCGGTCGGGTTCGAAGCTCAGGAAGGGACCTCCCGAGAGCATCCGGACGAAATTGAAGGTCGCGGGCAGATCCATGAAAATGGCATGATGTTCCGTGATGGCGAAATCGTGCATCATCACAGGTTTGGGGAGATCGATGGGGGTGGTGGAACGAATCGTTCCCTCAGCATCGACCACGCTGTATTGCAAGTACGGTCGCACGGGCTGGTAGCCGAAGCAGAACATCTCCCCCGTCTGGGGGTCGATTTTTGGATGCGCGGTGAAGGCGTGTTTGAGCCTTCCTGCGAAGTCATGCGGCCCGATCGTGCCAAGGTCCGGTACCGAGATGATGTGCGGTTCTCCCCCTTCCCAAAGCGCGAGCAGCTTGCCATCGTGCCAGACGAGCGACGTGTTCGCCGCGTTCTTGAACATCGGCTTGCCCTGGGCCAGTAGCGCAGGATTGGGCCGATCGCTCAAGCCTCCCCAGATCGCTCGTCCGGCCTCATGTTCCTCGGCCCATCCGCGAGTGCGGATCCATCGGTTGCGGTAGCTTGCCTTGCCGCCTCGCAGCAAAACGCCGTGGAGCATGCCGTCGCCGTCGAACCAGTGATAATTTCCGATGGGAGGGAACTGCGGATTCGGCCCGTTTCGTACGAACATTCCCTCCAACGCTTCGGGGATGCGGCCGATCACCCGGAGATTCTCGGCCTCCACTTCTTCGAAGACGGGGGCATAATTCCCGATCAGAAACGGAGAGTCGGGCCACTCCGTTCCGTCGTCGGCCTGAGCTTGGGTGACGCGATTCCAGGGGAGGCCGAGCGCTCCGGCAAGGGAGAGCGATCTGAGAAGTTCCCTGCGATTGATCGACATCAAGACCATCCTTCCCGACGGGATCGAGTGCGTTTCAAACCCGAAACACTTGGCGTATTGAGGAACGAGAGTGGTTCGCCGTCCGGTCCATTGTATTGTGAGGCATGGGGCCTGTCCCTCGGAACTCTCGGCTTGACTTGGCGATCCGGGTGGCGACGATGCCTTGAGAGGGGAACCAATCTCCGGGGAGTCGCGCCACGATGTTTGTCCGATTGTTGTTGCTCTTGACCATCGTTCCGATTGTCGAACTGTTCGTCTTGCTGGCCGTCCACGGGGCGATTTCCGAGCGCTACGGCTTCCAGACGGGGTTGCTCGTGACCGTCGGAGCGATTCTGATCACGGGGCTCCTGGGCGCGACGTTGGCCCGATCGCAAGGCCTCGGGGTGATCCGAGAACTTCAGCGGTCGATGGCCTCAGGGCAGTTCCCGGCGCGATCGCTGATTGATGGGGCGATGATCCTCGCGGGAGGAGCCATGCTGTTGACTCCCGGATTTCTGACCGACCTGGTCGGTCTGAGTTTGCTTGTGCCGGTGACCCGGAACCTCTATCGCCGCATGCTCAACTCATGGTTTCTTCACTCCGTTCGACGAGGGGCGACCCGTGTGCGATTTCAGTCGGAGTTCGTACCGGGTCCGGATCGGGTAAGACGCGAATCGGGCACGCCTCGCGGGCCGGTCATTGACGTGACACCCGAGGATCACGATTGAACCGGATCGAGCCATCGGCGGCCCGTCAATGGACGCTCGATGCCGGTTCCCGCTTTGTTTTCTCGGTTGACACCCTGGAAGCGCGCCTACAGTAGCCAGGGAGAGAACGGGATGGATGTCATCCCGCCAATTCCAGAGATGTTCGAACCCTTGAGGGATTTACTCATGGCGACCGGACTTGACGATACCCGGACCTGGCCGGACCTGGCGATCGGGCTGTATGATCGGCTGACCGGCCGAGGGGCGGAGATCATCTACGACTTCGAGAATTTCGAGTTGTTTGTGCCCAGCAGCGCCTCGGATCAGGCGACCCACGCCCGATGGAAGATGAACGGCACCTTGAAGATTCGCACCCGAGACCGCGAACAAGGCTGATCCCATGGATCGACCCCTGGACATTGAGGGGGACTTCCTTCTCGAATTTGAGGGCGGGCAGGCACGACTAGAGATTCGGGACGAGGTCGTTGATCTTCACTTCCCGAATGCTCAGTCGGCGCTGGCGGCCATGCGGCAAGTTTCCCCTTCAACCCGGCGCAACGCATTGCGACATGCCGATGCTCAGCTCCGAGCGGTTGGACTGGTGGGCCACGTTCGCGTGGGAGGTCGGTCGATCGCTCAGCTCGGCGGTACGGTCAGGGCGGGATTGATCGCTCGCATGTTGAAAGTGGATCCCTTGGCCCTGAAATTGTTCTCAGTCCTGGGTGCATGGCTCGGCCGGAATCGAACGGCCGACACACCCCCAGGTCCAGACATTTCCCTCGATCGATCGTCTCGGACGGACGGCCCAGATTCGTCATCGGACGGCTGATCGTTTTGAAATGTCTTTGTCGAACCATCGTGTTCAAGAGGCGTTCATGAAACGAATACTTGTGACAGGCGCCTCGGGTTACATTGGCGGACGATTGATCCCGATGCTTCTGGATCGGGGGTATTCGGTTCGCTGCCTGGCTCGCGATCCGAAGAAGCTGGAAGGGAGGCCGTGGACCCATCAGGTCGAGATCGTCGCCGGAGATGTGCTCGATCCCGAGTCGCTCCGCCGAGCCCTGGATGGATGCGCGGTCGCATACTATCTCGTTCATGCGATGATGGCTGGCGAGCGTTCCTTCGTCGACCGCGACCGGACTGCTGCCAGCAATTTCGCCGAGGCTGC
This window harbors:
- the tatC gene encoding twin-arginine translocase subunit TatC, which encodes MPVERDLFEEEQEMVAMSFGDHIEELRLRLVLALLGLAVGVILSLIPPLNLGYHVMQGMQDPAQEALEAYHLRQTESRVAAAELKATYTEMPARISAAALVAALREVAPNVTLPEEDPGSLEGRYVELPMQVRDAAAIDLVNTNVQRQKALIALRPLETAVIFFTVCIITGLVIASPWVFYQLWAFVAAGLYRHERATVYRYLPFSLGLFLGGVFLCYFGVLPLTLQFLLQFNIWLNVEPSLQLTAWMSFATLLPLVFGLGFQLPLVMLFVGKLGIVSAQTFREKRKFALLGITIVASMLTPADIVSMLMLAAPMVALYELGILLVDRGEIAAAKAEAY
- a CDS encoding potassium channel family protein; this encodes MKSLIVILHNLVARKGRRNLQVLVQLLLVFILLVLGFTVGFHWISEYEGKAHTWVTGFYWTLVTMSTLGFGDITFESDLGRVFSVVVLLSGTVFMLILIPFTFIQFFFVPWMEAQAAARAPRALPPQTKGHVVLTTLGGIEGPLIRKLNQSHLEYVIIVSELAEALQLHDQGYRVMLGDLDDPETYRQVRVDQAALVATTRSDMSNTNVAFTVREISETVPIVATASSSASVDILELAGCNRVLRLAELLGRQLALCVLGRDARSHVVGTVGDLLIAQSLVRDTPLVGRTLRDIRLRDHANVSVVGVWDRGRFQIASPETLVQKTSVLLLAGSRAQLDDYDALFCIYRSHDDPVLIIGGGRVGLAVARALSAEGIDYRIVERQQRKVRNAPQFVYGNAAELKVLKKAGIDKASSVVITTRDDDVNVFLTIYCRRLRPTIQILARSNLERNVSTLHRAGADFVLSYASMGANSIFNLLQKMDTLMLSEGLSVFQLPIPPSMIGRSLRECAVRQATGCNVIGVSTNGSLEINPDASKPLPEDAELIVVGESESERRFLDEFAPST
- a CDS encoding carotenoid oxygenase family protein; this encodes MSINRRELLRSLSLAGALGLPWNRVTQAQADDGTEWPDSPFLIGNYAPVFEEVEAENLRVIGRIPEALEGMFVRNGPNPQFPPIGNYHWFDGDGMLHGVLLRGGKASYRNRWIRTRGWAEEHEAGRAIWGGLSDRPNPALLAQGKPMFKNAANTSLVWHDGKLLALWEGGEPHIISVPDLGTIGPHDFAGRLKHAFTAHPKIDPQTGEMFCFGYQPVRPYLQYSVVDAEGTIRSTTPIDLPKPVMMHDFAITEHHAIFMDLPATFNFVRMLSGGPFLSFEPDRGARFGILPRQGDGAEIRWFDSPSCYVFHTLNAYEEGDEIVLIACRYEQFPGSLGMGSPPIEGRPDAPGPIDEVPRLHRWRFNLATGQTTEETLDDLPCEFPRINDTLMGRPTRFGYVMDGAMNGFLKVDLQGGPTLQHRHGPGRLGGEGVFVPRPDATAEDDGWLITFLFDHAQETSEMVIINTLAFDDEPVARILIPSRIPYGFHGTWLPGSVLG
- a CDS encoding FxsA family protein codes for the protein MFVRLLLLLTIVPIVELFVLLAVHGAISERYGFQTGLLVTVGAILITGLLGATLARSQGLGVIRELQRSMASGQFPARSLIDGAMILAGGAMLLTPGFLTDLVGLSLLVPVTRNLYRRMLNSWFLHSVRRGATRVRFQSEFVPGPDRVRRESGTPRGPVIDVTPEDHD